From the Gordonia bronchialis DSM 43247 genome, one window contains:
- a CDS encoding alpha/beta hydrolase family protein — translation MRVGVLVCASLGKEQAETTRWFKYFAERLAARECAVLRFDYPHTGESAGAQDAPGASRQWLEGIGAGVELLRSCGVPEVIGVGHRMGALMLSLVAAELSVHTMVLWDPVMRGRTYLRSKTVLYNMVGEIPDWLTPWAHASSEPVPQTDHRVHIAGQSLHPDAAQTLSSWKLDRLPESASAVLVLEREAGGPPSAVFDHASVDVVSIGDQEPFLEPGHPAVISFPERDVTTVVDWIDEHASESRISFSDPDIRQSAVVARTQDGRPVVNSVHVVDDGVMVWRTQMGGRAAPMDIFVAHSLGQYVRTGPSRLWFDTAIRVACSGGGAIRFDRPGVGESGMVSGADRMLPLYTQAYVDEGCGVLESLELPVAARLVHGGICVGSWMAAHGALATARTHPDRHSTVVLVNPLMWRLRPQRRFRLSDYGSDVGIAGVATAVSADATSRLDDAQQRLATLRNRIELRVRRRMPRRWWSVIPHLPDAALAQFAAEAVNVEMVFAPADYAYFNHLFGADATIRAAKQPPGVHIGVVGDHTSYNVVIRELIMDTVVAAVGSPGLPD, via the coding sequence GTGCGCGTCGGGGTTCTGGTGTGCGCGTCGCTGGGAAAAGAACAGGCAGAGACCACTCGCTGGTTCAAGTATTTCGCCGAGCGTTTGGCTGCCCGAGAGTGTGCGGTGTTGCGCTTCGACTATCCGCACACCGGCGAGTCTGCGGGTGCGCAGGACGCGCCGGGGGCGTCGCGGCAGTGGCTGGAGGGTATCGGTGCCGGCGTGGAGTTGCTGCGCTCATGCGGTGTTCCGGAAGTGATCGGCGTCGGGCACCGGATGGGTGCGCTGATGCTGTCTCTGGTCGCCGCAGAGCTGTCGGTGCACACCATGGTGCTGTGGGACCCTGTGATGAGAGGCCGCACCTATCTTCGTTCGAAGACCGTGCTGTACAACATGGTTGGTGAGATCCCGGATTGGCTGACGCCCTGGGCACATGCGTCGTCGGAGCCGGTGCCGCAGACTGACCACCGGGTACACATTGCTGGGCAATCCCTGCACCCGGATGCGGCGCAGACGCTGAGTTCCTGGAAGCTGGACCGGTTGCCGGAGAGTGCGTCGGCTGTACTGGTGCTCGAGCGGGAGGCCGGCGGGCCGCCGAGCGCGGTGTTCGACCACGCGTCGGTAGACGTCGTATCAATCGGCGATCAGGAGCCTTTCCTGGAACCTGGTCATCCTGCGGTGATCTCCTTTCCGGAACGCGATGTGACCACGGTCGTCGACTGGATCGACGAGCACGCCTCGGAGTCGAGGATCAGCTTTTCCGATCCAGATATTCGGCAAAGCGCCGTCGTCGCCCGGACACAGGACGGGCGTCCGGTAGTCAACAGCGTGCACGTTGTCGACGATGGGGTGATGGTGTGGCGGACGCAGATGGGCGGACGTGCGGCGCCGATGGACATCTTTGTCGCCCATTCGCTCGGGCAGTACGTGCGGACCGGGCCGTCGAGATTATGGTTCGACACCGCGATCCGGGTTGCGTGCAGCGGCGGCGGAGCCATCAGGTTCGACAGGCCCGGCGTCGGCGAGTCGGGAATGGTCAGCGGCGCAGATCGAATGCTGCCCCTCTACACGCAAGCCTACGTCGACGAAGGTTGCGGTGTCCTCGAGTCGCTGGAGCTACCGGTCGCGGCGCGTCTGGTGCACGGCGGGATATGTGTGGGTTCCTGGATGGCAGCGCACGGGGCGTTGGCCACCGCGCGTACCCATCCGGATCGGCATTCGACCGTCGTGCTGGTGAACCCGCTGATGTGGCGGTTGCGCCCGCAACGTCGATTCCGACTCTCCGATTACGGATCCGACGTTGGCATCGCGGGGGTCGCCACCGCGGTCAGCGCCGACGCGACCTCACGGCTCGATGATGCGCAACAACGCCTCGCGACCTTGAGGAACAGGATCGAACTGCGTGTGCGTCGTCGTATGCCGCGTCGTTGGTGGTCGGTGATCCCACACCTCCCTGACGCGGCCCTTGCCCAGTTCGCTGCCGAGGCGGTGAATGTCGAGATGGTGTTCGCGCCGGCCGATTACGCCTACTTCAATCACCTTTTCGGCGCCGACGCGACGATCCGGGCGGCGAAACAGCCCCCGGGGGTACACATCGGCGTCGTGGGCGACCACACCTCGTACAACGTCGTGATCCGCGAATTGATCATGGACACGGTGGTGGCCGCGGTCGGGAGCCCTGGCCTTCCGGACTGA
- a CDS encoding GGDEF domain-containing protein: protein MRGWILESIARAGTRCGGVVKRRFDRRTVAVLVSETGALPLLLIGYIWPENVVEHGLRWLLVIGVYTAGSIILTVLLRPLTDVWFTILSFGGMLGIAGSAAVIVDNGAAHTVLVLLAVIPALAAVESPLRTVVAFVLTAAIMACAVVADRATGVVPLVVSEGSVIMAISVPTYLVLTLRWSLERSLAQQQILSDTDPLTGVLNRRGLAKSWGGMLSASEAGQGRIGFIEADVDHFKELNDRHGHSVGDSILVEIAETLKKAVGPQALVARMGGEEFVIIDHTDGVAELTRQCENLRTAVDENVAATVSLGAVCATVSFCRADKPVSDSAIMDELFGIADSSLYVAKRSGRNQVVVTSAEVTGDVSIDEILREGDR, encoded by the coding sequence TTGCGGGGGTGGATCCTTGAGTCGATCGCGAGAGCCGGCACACGGTGTGGAGGGGTAGTGAAGCGGCGTTTCGATCGACGGACCGTAGCAGTTCTCGTCAGCGAAACAGGCGCACTTCCGCTGCTGCTCATCGGGTATATCTGGCCTGAGAATGTGGTCGAGCACGGGCTCAGGTGGCTGCTCGTCATCGGCGTGTACACGGCCGGGTCGATCATCCTGACGGTTCTCCTGCGTCCCCTCACTGATGTGTGGTTCACCATCTTGAGCTTCGGTGGCATGCTGGGTATCGCGGGCTCGGCAGCGGTGATAGTCGACAACGGTGCCGCTCATACTGTGCTCGTTCTGCTTGCCGTGATACCCGCGCTGGCCGCGGTGGAATCGCCGCTGCGAACAGTGGTGGCGTTCGTGCTGACTGCAGCGATAATGGCTTGCGCAGTGGTGGCGGACCGAGCCACGGGGGTTGTCCCGCTGGTCGTGAGCGAGGGCTCGGTGATCATGGCCATCAGCGTGCCGACCTACCTGGTGCTGACGCTGCGCTGGTCACTGGAGCGATCGTTGGCGCAACAGCAGATCCTGAGCGATACCGACCCACTGACCGGAGTGCTCAACAGACGCGGGCTCGCGAAGAGTTGGGGCGGGATGTTGTCCGCCAGTGAAGCCGGCCAAGGCCGAATCGGATTCATCGAGGCCGACGTGGATCACTTCAAGGAGCTCAACGATCGGCACGGCCACTCGGTTGGCGACTCCATTCTCGTCGAAATCGCCGAGACGTTGAAGAAGGCAGTCGGACCCCAGGCACTGGTAGCGCGGATGGGGGGTGAAGAATTCGTCATCATCGATCACACCGACGGGGTGGCGGAACTGACTCGGCAGTGCGAGAACCTGCGAACTGCGGTCGACGAGAATGTGGCGGCAACAGTCAGTCTGGGCGCGGTGTGCGCTACGGTGAGCTTCTGCCGAGCCGACAAACCGGTTTCCGACTCGGCGATCATGGACGAGTTGTTCGGCATCGCCGACAGCTCTCTTTACGTCGCTAAACGGTCGGGGCGCAATCAAGTCGTCGTGACGTCCGCGGAGGTCACCGGCGACGTCAGCATTGATGAGATTCTCCGGGAAGGCGACAGATGA
- a CDS encoding ThiF family adenylyltransferase, which translates to MIEILHPDDDEHRLSELRAAGVPEVDVWAYAADELRALNALDHVDPGVSPPTVIDLDDPVQLAAHSRFVHFPWRSTVVRLPDAELFYRLKTARNRHLLTGTEQEAWATGCIGVAGLSVGSAALSSCALTGARRFRLADPDVLAPTNLNRIEGSVCDIGVSKVDLAARRVLEFDPYIELELFPSGYVAADADAFLGLSTTAASVIIEEIDDVASKIDLRRRARNAGIPVVSATDMGDNVVIDIERYDLDRQYPIFHGRGEGFDAGDAADPAQRMRMAASIVGDSLTSRMAFSAAQLGRSVASWPQLGSTAAMAGALVATVARNIVCGRAVTSGRHVVDVEHMLLAPGEPSGWNELSSDQISELLRVLGVTQ; encoded by the coding sequence ATGATCGAGATCCTGCACCCAGACGACGACGAGCATCGCCTGAGCGAACTGCGCGCCGCCGGTGTGCCCGAGGTGGACGTCTGGGCATATGCGGCCGACGAACTTCGAGCACTCAATGCTCTTGACCACGTCGACCCGGGGGTCTCGCCGCCGACCGTGATCGACCTCGACGATCCGGTGCAGCTGGCGGCCCACTCCCGGTTTGTTCACTTCCCGTGGCGATCGACTGTTGTGCGGCTGCCCGACGCCGAATTGTTCTACCGGTTGAAGACGGCACGTAACCGACATCTGTTGACCGGCACGGAGCAGGAGGCCTGGGCGACGGGATGTATCGGGGTCGCCGGACTGAGCGTCGGGTCCGCCGCCCTGAGTTCGTGTGCGCTGACCGGCGCGCGAAGGTTCCGGCTGGCCGATCCCGATGTTCTGGCTCCGACGAACCTCAATCGGATCGAGGGGTCGGTGTGTGACATCGGAGTCTCGAAGGTCGACTTGGCGGCACGTCGGGTACTCGAGTTCGACCCCTACATCGAGCTCGAGCTCTTCCCTTCCGGATATGTTGCGGCCGACGCCGACGCCTTCCTCGGACTGTCTACGACCGCGGCGTCGGTGATCATTGAGGAGATCGACGATGTGGCGTCCAAGATCGATCTACGTCGGAGGGCACGGAACGCCGGGATTCCCGTCGTCAGTGCCACTGACATGGGCGACAATGTGGTCATCGACATCGAGCGTTACGATCTCGACCGGCAGTACCCGATCTTTCACGGGAGAGGCGAAGGCTTCGACGCGGGTGACGCCGCCGACCCCGCTCAACGGATGCGAATGGCTGCCAGCATCGTCGGGGACTCGTTGACTTCGCGCATGGCTTTTTCCGCAGCACAGCTGGGTCGCAGTGTGGCCTCCTGGCCGCAGCTGGGTTCGACGGCGGCGATGGCTGGTGCGCTCGTTGCCACCGTCGCCCGGAACATTGTCTGCGGCCGCGCGGTGACATCAGGCCGCCATGTTGTCGACGTCGAGCACATGCTGCTCGCGCCCGGCGAGCCCTCGGGCTGGAACGAACTGTCTTCCGACCAGATCAGCGAACTCTTGCGTGTTCTGGGCGTGACCCAGTGA
- a CDS encoding EAL domain-containing protein encodes MGATGRRGCTASGGAGDKVVIMVRVDPHHRATAAYGRDVAVRLAGRVMSSLQEQLNPAAIAIHTDFEWAITMVWQESRTQLVDLLRRMPAVHLVTLDGRAYVIDALMGVAYSGDLPTADSPDELQAHADAALCDALRRQFTTSYAGPLTLGALRDEVDLVRRLRSSKGDDFFVVYQPLVGLDDLEVRGFESLLRWDAPEAIVTPEMFMSEAESSSLIVPISWHSIRESIAALATQISQRFGPTSFVSINLSRQQLLDAEIVEYIGDLIREYGVDPARIWVEIGEDQMIALDSSAAQAVVQLHAIGCRICVDDLGSGFSALSYIRDLPVDVLKIDRSLISNLVAGGHDRAVVQAICEMAMATGIVTVAEGIESADVLAEVKALGFDLGQGYLFGRPDLPLVVFDELA; translated from the coding sequence GTGGGGGCGACCGGCCGGAGGGGCTGTACCGCGAGCGGCGGGGCAGGCGACAAAGTCGTGATCATGGTGCGGGTCGATCCGCACCATCGGGCGACCGCCGCCTATGGTCGCGACGTCGCCGTGCGCCTGGCAGGCCGCGTGATGTCCTCTTTACAGGAGCAGCTGAACCCTGCCGCGATTGCCATACACACCGACTTCGAGTGGGCGATCACCATGGTCTGGCAAGAGTCGCGGACGCAACTCGTTGACCTTCTTCGTCGAATGCCCGCCGTCCACCTCGTGACCTTGGACGGCCGAGCCTATGTCATCGATGCTCTCATGGGTGTCGCGTACAGTGGCGATCTGCCCACCGCCGATTCACCTGATGAGCTGCAGGCTCATGCCGACGCGGCTCTGTGTGATGCACTTCGACGACAGTTCACGACCTCATACGCCGGTCCGCTGACGCTTGGTGCGCTTCGCGACGAGGTGGATTTGGTGCGACGACTTCGGAGTTCGAAGGGCGATGACTTCTTCGTCGTGTACCAGCCGCTCGTCGGCCTCGATGATCTCGAGGTGCGCGGCTTCGAGTCGCTACTGCGGTGGGATGCTCCGGAGGCGATCGTGACCCCCGAGATGTTCATGTCGGAAGCCGAAAGCTCATCTTTGATTGTTCCCATAAGTTGGCACTCCATTCGGGAGTCGATTGCCGCACTTGCTACCCAGATTTCACAACGCTTCGGGCCGACATCGTTTGTCTCCATCAACCTGTCCCGTCAGCAATTGCTGGACGCCGAAATCGTGGAATACATCGGAGATCTGATCCGAGAATACGGAGTCGACCCTGCACGGATCTGGGTGGAGATCGGCGAGGACCAAATGATCGCGCTTGATTCATCGGCTGCACAAGCGGTTGTCCAACTCCACGCGATCGGCTGCCGGATCTGTGTTGACGACCTCGGATCGGGATTCTCGGCACTGAGCTACATACGAGACCTGCCGGTGGATGTGCTCAAGATCGACCGGTCGCTGATATCCAATCTGGTCGCCGGCGGACACGATCGTGCTGTGGTGCAAGCGATCTGCGAGATGGCTATGGCCACGGGCATTGTCACGGTAGCCGAAGGTATCGAGAGTGCCGACGTCCTTGCCGAGGTCAAGGCGCTCGGCTTTGACCTGGGCCAGGGTTATCTGTTCGGTCGCCCGGACCTACCGTTGGTAGTGTTCGACGAGTTGGCGTAG
- a CDS encoding 1,4-dihydroxy-2-naphthoyl-CoA synthase translates to MTAVTTTGTNPFDASQWTAVPGFDDLTDITYHRHSGDGRANGIVRIAFNRPEVRNAFRPHTVDELYRTLDHARRSPDVGTVLLTGNGPSPRDGGWAFCSGGDQRIRGRSGYQYATSHDSDVAAAGVEGVDEVRAKAEGGRLHILEVQRLIRTMPKVVIAVVNGWAAGGGHSLHAVCDLTLASREHARFKQTDADVGSFDAGYGSAYLAKQVGQKFAREIFFLGEAYDAETMHRMGAVNRVIDHADLEAVAIEWGRKINGKSPTAQRMLKFAFNLTDDGLMGQQVFAGEATRLAYMTDEAVEGRNAFLEKRPPNWDAFPHYF, encoded by the coding sequence ATGACCGCAGTGACGACCACCGGCACCAATCCGTTCGACGCCTCCCAGTGGACGGCGGTACCCGGTTTCGACGATCTCACCGACATCACCTACCACCGCCACAGCGGAGATGGACGCGCCAACGGCATCGTGCGCATCGCCTTCAACCGCCCGGAGGTCCGCAACGCGTTCCGGCCGCACACCGTCGACGAGCTCTACCGCACACTCGACCACGCGCGCCGCTCCCCTGACGTCGGCACCGTGTTGCTCACCGGCAACGGCCCGAGCCCCCGCGACGGCGGCTGGGCCTTCTGCAGCGGTGGCGACCAGCGAATCCGCGGCCGGTCCGGCTATCAGTACGCCACCTCCCACGACTCCGACGTGGCGGCCGCAGGCGTGGAGGGCGTCGACGAGGTCCGCGCCAAGGCCGAGGGCGGACGCCTGCACATCCTCGAAGTGCAGCGCCTGATCCGCACCATGCCCAAGGTCGTGATCGCCGTCGTCAACGGCTGGGCGGCCGGCGGCGGACATTCACTGCACGCAGTCTGCGATCTCACCCTGGCCTCCCGCGAACACGCCCGCTTCAAGCAGACCGACGCCGACGTCGGGTCCTTCGACGCCGGGTACGGCAGCGCCTACCTCGCCAAACAGGTCGGCCAGAAGTTCGCCCGCGAGATCTTTTTCCTCGGCGAGGCCTATGACGCCGAGACCATGCACCGGATGGGTGCGGTGAACCGCGTCATCGATCACGCCGACCTCGAAGCCGTCGCCATCGAGTGGGGACGGAAGATCAACGGCAAATCGCCTACCGCACAACGGATGCTGAAGTTCGCGTTCAATCTCACCGATGACGGACTGATGGGCCAGCAGGTGTTTGCCGGCGAGGCCACCCGGTTGGCCTACATGACCGACGAGGCGGTGGAGGGGCGGAATGCGTTCTTGGAGAAGCGCCCACCCAATTGGGACGCATTCCCACACTATTTCTAG
- a CDS encoding PaaI family thioesterase: protein MSDISDPLDPTADADEDPHEGGFRAHIAITTERGGPRYGEFSEQVRALMDNVRYACPEDAVTAELIDELKAINEKLAASRIDEWHSPSGTRIDLPSRGNITLPPYIVDDVDDHGVRASVTFRDFHLGGNKAAHGGHIAVAFDDLGGFASAVAIQGVSRTASLTVQYRSITPLNTPLQCHTWAEKIDGRKVFIKGTLHDGDRLCAEMDALFIKLNPGQA from the coding sequence GTGAGTGACATCAGTGATCCGCTCGATCCCACCGCCGACGCCGACGAGGATCCGCACGAGGGCGGCTTCCGGGCGCACATCGCGATCACCACCGAGCGTGGTGGCCCGCGGTACGGCGAGTTCAGCGAACAGGTGCGCGCGCTCATGGACAACGTCCGCTACGCCTGCCCCGAGGACGCGGTCACCGCCGAACTCATCGACGAGCTCAAGGCGATCAACGAGAAGCTGGCCGCCAGCCGGATCGACGAATGGCACAGCCCGTCCGGCACCCGCATCGACCTGCCGTCCCGCGGCAACATCACGCTGCCGCCCTACATCGTCGACGACGTCGACGACCACGGCGTGCGCGCGAGTGTCACATTCCGCGACTTCCACCTCGGTGGCAACAAAGCCGCGCACGGCGGCCACATCGCGGTCGCCTTCGACGATCTCGGCGGATTCGCCTCCGCCGTCGCCATTCAGGGCGTCAGTCGCACCGCCTCCCTCACCGTGCAGTACCGGTCCATCACGCCGCTGAACACTCCGCTGCAGTGCCACACCTGGGCGGAGAAGATCGACGGCCGCAAGGTGTTCATCAAGGGCACCCTGCATGACGGCGACCGGTTGTGTGCGGAGATGGACGCTCTGTTCATCAAGCTCAATCCCGGCCAGGCATAG
- a CDS encoding saccharopine dehydrogenase family protein: MTGESDQTGAQQSDATGREFDVVVYGATGYVGELTARYLADHAPIGTKVALAGRNETKLATVRKRLPERAQSWPLIVADSSSPSALDAMVARTRVVCTTVGPYLKYGESLVVAAATAGTDYVDLTGEVPFVRYSIDKAHETAAASGARIVHSCGFDSIPSDLGVYALYQKISDDDAGQLTDTTLVMRAMRGGLSGGTIDSMRVLAEQAKDSQIRRLMLNPQSLSGGPGEVPKASLSSEPSDLNIVSAKKVDPSLRGTLAPFFMAGHNTRIVRRSNVLLDNAYGPDFHYAETMNVGSIPAVSTITAGAVGVGTGAFLGAMSFGPTRRLLDRVLPKPGSGPSEKARDNGYFVSEGYTRTTTGRRFRAQMRAQGDPGYKATAVMLGESALTLALDRDNLPPRTGVLTPAAAMGDALIGRLRTAGFTIEATELR, encoded by the coding sequence ATGACCGGGGAATCAGATCAGACAGGCGCACAGCAGTCCGACGCGACGGGTCGCGAGTTCGACGTCGTCGTCTACGGCGCCACCGGCTACGTCGGCGAACTCACCGCGCGCTATCTCGCCGACCACGCGCCCATCGGCACCAAGGTGGCACTCGCCGGACGAAACGAGACCAAACTCGCCACGGTCCGCAAACGGCTGCCCGAGCGGGCGCAGTCGTGGCCGCTGATCGTCGCCGACTCGTCGTCGCCGAGCGCGCTGGACGCCATGGTGGCCCGCACCCGGGTCGTGTGCACCACCGTCGGCCCGTACCTCAAGTACGGGGAATCGCTGGTGGTCGCCGCCGCGACGGCCGGCACCGACTACGTCGACCTCACCGGTGAGGTGCCCTTCGTGCGGTACTCGATCGACAAGGCACACGAGACGGCCGCCGCGTCCGGTGCCCGCATCGTGCATTCGTGCGGCTTCGACTCCATTCCGTCCGATCTCGGCGTGTACGCGCTGTATCAGAAGATCTCCGACGACGATGCCGGCCAGCTCACCGACACGACCCTGGTGATGCGCGCGATGCGCGGCGGCCTCTCCGGCGGCACCATCGACTCGATGCGGGTGCTCGCCGAGCAGGCCAAGGACTCCCAGATCCGACGCCTGATGCTCAACCCGCAGTCGTTGTCCGGCGGTCCCGGCGAGGTCCCGAAGGCGAGTCTGTCGTCGGAGCCCAGCGATCTGAACATCGTCAGCGCCAAGAAGGTCGACCCGTCGCTCCGCGGGACGCTCGCGCCGTTCTTCATGGCCGGCCACAACACCCGCATCGTCCGGCGCTCGAATGTGTTGCTGGACAACGCTTACGGGCCCGACTTCCACTATGCGGAGACGATGAACGTCGGCAGCATCCCGGCGGTCTCGACCATCACTGCCGGGGCGGTCGGCGTCGGCACCGGCGCCTTCCTGGGCGCGATGAGCTTCGGCCCGACGCGCCGCCTGCTCGACCGCGTCCTCCCCAAGCCGGGTAGTGGCCCGTCGGAGAAAGCAAGGGACAACGGCTATTTCGTCTCTGAGGGCTATACCCGAACCACCACGGGCCGCCGCTTTCGCGCTCAGATGCGGGCTCAGGGAGACCCCGGCTACAAGGCGACGGCCGTGATGCTCGGCGAGAGCGCTCTGACCCTCGCGCTCGACCGCGACAACCTGCCGCCGCGCACCGGGGTGCTGACCCCGGCCGCCGCGATGGGCGACGCACTGATCGGCCGTCTGCGGACCGCCGGATTCACCATCGAGGCAACCGAATTGCGCTGA
- a CDS encoding AbrB family transcriptional regulator, which translates to MRRWILLALLTGAATYLLELLDVDAAPLFAGLVIAGVLAIAGISPRPPGAISDDPDAPVIPRGYVLAAQGVLGVYIGTIADSDTLSGLGSAWFPVLVIGVATLGLSVAGGALLGLHKQVDPLTGSLALVAGGASGLVVVTRELGGDERMVAVIQYLRVALVTLSIPLFASLVFGQSSAAVTETTPSWADQGWGLVLMAVCMGVGIPVGRLLHVPAGALLVPMALATVAELTGIAGDAEVSPILLTLGYAVIGWQAGLGFTLPRLRAIGRVLPFALVLILAIGVGCALLGVALSAWTGESMYDCYLATTPGGIYAVLAAATAAGGNVAFVVAAQILRVLLMLFVAPFAARVAARHLRRPGTDDDV; encoded by the coding sequence GTGCGTCGTTGGATTCTGCTGGCTCTGCTCACCGGCGCCGCAACCTATCTTCTCGAGCTCCTCGACGTCGACGCCGCGCCCCTGTTCGCCGGGTTGGTGATCGCCGGTGTGCTGGCCATCGCCGGTATCTCACCTCGACCGCCCGGCGCGATATCCGACGACCCCGACGCCCCGGTCATCCCGCGCGGCTATGTGCTGGCCGCGCAGGGTGTGCTGGGGGTCTACATCGGCACCATCGCCGATTCCGACACCCTTTCCGGGCTCGGTTCGGCCTGGTTTCCGGTCCTGGTCATCGGCGTGGCGACGCTCGGCCTGTCGGTGGCCGGCGGTGCGCTGCTCGGATTGCACAAGCAGGTCGATCCGCTGACCGGGTCGCTCGCGCTGGTGGCGGGCGGGGCGTCGGGCCTGGTGGTGGTGACCCGCGAGCTCGGCGGCGACGAGCGCATGGTGGCGGTCATCCAGTATCTGCGGGTCGCGCTGGTCACCCTGTCGATCCCGCTGTTCGCCTCGCTCGTCTTCGGGCAGTCGTCGGCGGCGGTCACCGAGACGACGCCGTCGTGGGCCGATCAGGGGTGGGGCCTGGTGCTGATGGCGGTGTGCATGGGCGTGGGTATCCCCGTCGGACGTCTTCTGCACGTCCCGGCCGGTGCGCTGCTGGTGCCGATGGCGCTGGCGACCGTCGCCGAACTCACCGGCATCGCCGGCGACGCCGAGGTGTCGCCGATCCTGCTCACCCTCGGTTATGCGGTGATCGGCTGGCAGGCCGGACTTGGTTTCACCCTGCCGCGGCTGCGGGCGATCGGCCGCGTGCTGCCGTTCGCGCTGGTGCTGATCCTGGCGATCGGCGTCGGCTGCGCGCTGCTCGGGGTGGCGCTGTCGGCGTGGACGGGCGAGTCGATGTACGACTGCTATCTGGCCACCACACCCGGCGGCATCTACGCGGTGCTCGCGGCCGCGACCGCCGCGGGCGGCAACGTGGCCTTCGTGGTGGCCGCCCAGATCCTGCGGGTGCTGCTCATGCTGTTCGTCGCGCCGTTCGCCGCGCGCGTCGCCGCCCGGCATCTGCGCCGGCCCGGCACCGACGATGACGTGTGA
- a CDS encoding alpha/beta hydrolase translates to MMIGGEFNTPADWIRTGNAISTVDAYARTHAGAAPILVFPDVGGSFNNDTECVDGPRGNMTTHLVDEVRPYVVSHFDADSSAANWGVVGWSMGGTCAVDLTVMHPEDFATFEDIAGDIGPNAGTPQQTVDRLFGGNHAAYDAFNPVKVMAGHGRYLDVAGWFDESNSTARHGHARPHGGQRHPPGGWGNGNGHGGRGDGGDTGQELPAARTLCADAERVGIECSIALQSGGHTWQFAESAFGDALGWLMERISPAAPPAPGIIAQTTGRATPMVR, encoded by the coding sequence ATGATGATCGGCGGCGAGTTCAACACACCGGCGGACTGGATTCGCACCGGCAACGCGATCAGCACCGTCGACGCCTATGCGCGGACCCACGCGGGGGCGGCGCCGATCCTGGTCTTCCCCGACGTCGGTGGCAGCTTCAACAACGACACCGAATGCGTCGACGGCCCCCGCGGCAACATGACCACACATCTCGTCGACGAGGTGCGGCCGTACGTCGTCTCGCATTTCGACGCCGACTCGTCGGCCGCCAACTGGGGAGTGGTGGGCTGGTCGATGGGTGGGACGTGCGCGGTGGACCTGACCGTCATGCATCCCGAGGACTTCGCCACCTTCGAGGACATCGCGGGCGACATCGGACCCAACGCCGGCACGCCCCAGCAGACCGTGGATCGCCTGTTCGGCGGCAACCACGCCGCCTACGACGCCTTCAATCCGGTCAAGGTCATGGCCGGCCACGGCCGCTACCTCGACGTCGCCGGATGGTTCGACGAGAGCAACTCGACCGCTCGGCATGGACATGCGAGACCGCATGGCGGACAACGGCATCCACCTGGAGGGTGGGGGAACGGCAACGGTCACGGCGGTCGGGGCGACGGCGGCGATACCGGCCAGGAGCTGCCCGCGGCCCGCACCTTGTGTGCGGACGCCGAGCGGGTCGGCATCGAGTGCTCGATCGCGCTGCAATCGGGCGGGCACACCTGGCAATTCGCGGAGTCCGCCTTCGGCGATGCCCTGGGGTGGCTGATGGAGCGCATCTCACCGGCCGCTCCGCCAGCGCCGGGCATCATCGCTCAGACGACGGGCCGGGCAACCCCCATGGTCAGATAG
- a CDS encoding class I SAM-dependent methyltransferase — MGFYQDRVLPHIIDKTCGMPALKPVREQACAPLHGRVIEIGFGSGLNVAVYPDEVAEVSAVEPSDVAWSMAADRVHAAPIRIERSGLDGQRLPFESGTFDAALSTFTLCTIPDAEAALAEVRRVLRPEGVFAFLEHGHAPDEKVSRWQRRLEPIQKRVAGGCHLTRDIRGLVTESGFRLVDVDTFYQPDTPRPFGYLTMGVARPVV; from the coding sequence ATGGGCTTCTACCAGGACCGAGTACTCCCGCACATCATCGACAAGACGTGCGGCATGCCGGCCCTGAAACCGGTTCGCGAACAGGCGTGCGCCCCGCTGCATGGCCGAGTGATCGAGATCGGCTTCGGGTCCGGCCTCAACGTCGCGGTCTACCCCGACGAGGTGGCCGAGGTGAGTGCGGTGGAACCCTCCGACGTCGCGTGGTCAATGGCCGCCGACCGCGTGCACGCCGCACCCATCCGGATCGAGCGTTCCGGCCTCGACGGTCAACGTCTCCCCTTCGAGAGCGGCACCTTCGACGCGGCGCTGTCTACCTTCACGCTGTGCACCATCCCCGACGCCGAGGCCGCACTCGCCGAGGTGCGCCGGGTCCTGCGGCCCGAGGGCGTCTTCGCCTTCCTCGAACACGGCCACGCGCCCGACGAAAAGGTCAGCCGCTGGCAGCGTCGGCTCGAACCGATCCAGAAGCGCGTCGCCGGCGGATGCCACCTCACGCGCGACATCCGTGGCCTGGTGACCGAATCAGGTTTCCGCCTCGTCGACGTCGACACCTTCTATCAACCCGACACCCCCAGGCCGTTTGGCTATCTGACCATGGGGGTTGCCCGGCCCGTCGTCTGA